In the genome of Shewanella glacialimarina, one region contains:
- a CDS encoding alpha/beta hydrolase yields the protein MSKHLKKIIYYGNNSQQFAHLYLPKGTTNTAVVIVIHGGYWKDNHSLETYATSAIVEYLQDFDVAILNLEYRRMNAIGANINAPWPATFKDVADGLDHLKVIGAQHSLDLERVLLIGHSAGGHLATWAASRGNIARDSELYCASPLAIKRVIAISAILNLFAANEVDQPEQINRLMGGEASTMHQRYLSCDPLSLNSESINLTLVHGAQDTCVSIYQTQQYCLYAKGKVNQVIMAEADHFSMLPHEGQWQVEQWLQIQALIAENIKALV from the coding sequence ATGTCAAAACATCTAAAAAAGATTATTTACTATGGCAATAACAGCCAACAGTTTGCACACCTGTATTTACCAAAAGGTACAACAAACACTGCTGTGGTGATTGTTATTCATGGCGGCTACTGGAAAGATAACCACAGTCTAGAAACTTATGCGACGTCAGCCATCGTTGAGTATTTGCAAGATTTTGACGTTGCAATATTGAACCTAGAATATCGACGCATGAATGCGATAGGTGCAAACATTAACGCCCCTTGGCCAGCCACTTTTAAAGATGTTGCCGATGGATTGGATCACCTAAAAGTGATTGGTGCGCAACACAGTTTAGATCTGGAACGGGTGCTACTGATTGGTCACTCAGCGGGCGGACATTTAGCTACTTGGGCAGCGTCAAGAGGCAATATAGCGCGAGATAGCGAGCTTTATTGTGCAAGTCCTCTAGCCATAAAAAGGGTGATAGCTATCTCGGCAATTTTAAATCTTTTTGCTGCCAATGAGGTTGACCAACCTGAGCAAATTAATCGGTTAATGGGAGGCGAAGCAAGTACTATGCATCAAAGGTATTTGTCATGCGATCCTCTAAGTCTTAACAGTGAAAGCATTAATTTAACTCTGGTTCACGGTGCGCAAGATACCTGCGTTAGTATTTACCAAACCCAGCAGTATTGTCTCTATGCCAAGGGCAAAGTTAACCAAGTGATTATGGCTGAAGCTGATCATTTTTCTATGCTGCCCCATGAGGGCCAATGGCAGGTTGAACAATGGTTGCAAATACAAGCCTTGATAGCTGAAAACATCAAGGCATTAGTATAA
- a CDS encoding sodium:solute symporter: MFKFAIISFLMMPLLTTAQTLIHWQEVSATSVEQLQIGNGAFISSNNDGLLISSGLMRSELVSSEINSANLTSTAAVIAQSLANLNQFNTMFVVSGDNIFSSSLSAELGNRAYASAVNFNGTTLVVGGISQQNASASVNLLSWQASSKILHSYSLPPLPQATKSPSAVILNNTLYVLTGSDESNQFFALDLSALLNADGLLSLNQTDIERFTQNTLWQTLPALPFASGHKQYQNGVQLAVQDDGSGPKIFAMGGYQLPLQSLNFKADISALTHHWKYDPLAKVADQTWQDLGDITIDKSLLNDRINALSTLGQSHILAFTNQGRTLSFNAITNSWTQYLAENIDATNTLADDQTDLNHHLNQSATFISESVTSYRGEIFSLNRNKDNQGSLILWQASLKQPAKNFGWVNMTVLVVYLVCVVLLGLFFVFKNNNTDDYFRGGQSIPWWAAACSIYATMLSSLTYVALPAVVYQSNWLLLIGIWMIIAVAPLAIYVAMPFFRQIDATSAYEYLSKRFNMGVRLFASGLFTLFHIGRMGIVMALTALALSAVTPLSASDSVLIMGVLCLIYCTMGGIEAVIWTDTLQTIVLIIGAITCFIIIIMGLEGGLSDFVSIGLNDNKFTMVNADFSLDSITSLSIWVIVIGGIGQNLSSYTADQAVVQRYMVTKDPREASKSIWANAVIAAPGALLFFCIGTGLYAFYQLHPEKLDPTIQIDQIFPTFIATELPIGVAGLIVAGIFAAAQSTVSTSMNSIATTLVTDFIRPFNLVKTEQGYMNAARWLTFIMGALGTLAGLIFINPEIRSLMEAYFKVIGMFMGALGGLFVLGALTKKANSFGAIIGILAGVTTMISAWQLGWANGYLYATLGIVSCLVFGYLTSLLTQTTKDRHRDLTGLTLYTMQTHVTKS, translated from the coding sequence ATGTTTAAATTTGCAATCATTTCATTTTTGATGATGCCATTATTAACGACTGCTCAAACACTTATCCATTGGCAGGAAGTGAGCGCTACGTCAGTTGAACAATTACAAATAGGCAATGGGGCTTTTATTAGCAGTAATAATGACGGCCTACTAATTTCTTCAGGTCTAATGCGCTCAGAGCTAGTGTCATCAGAGATCAATTCTGCCAACCTAACAAGCACTGCTGCTGTTATTGCTCAAAGCCTTGCCAATCTTAATCAATTCAACACCATGTTTGTGGTCAGCGGCGACAATATATTTTCAAGCAGTTTATCCGCCGAATTAGGTAATAGAGCATACGCCTCTGCAGTCAACTTTAATGGCACTACTCTGGTTGTCGGAGGCATTAGCCAACAAAATGCCTCTGCTTCGGTTAATTTATTAAGCTGGCAAGCCTCATCAAAAATATTACACAGTTACTCGCTGCCCCCCTTACCTCAAGCAACAAAGTCCCCCTCTGCAGTCATTCTTAACAATACCCTTTATGTGTTAACGGGCTCAGATGAGAGTAATCAATTTTTTGCATTGGATTTAAGTGCCTTATTGAACGCTGATGGGCTGCTATCTTTAAATCAAACTGATATTGAACGTTTCACACAGAACACGTTATGGCAAACCCTGCCCGCTTTGCCCTTCGCAAGCGGACATAAGCAATATCAAAATGGCGTACAGTTAGCAGTACAAGATGACGGCAGTGGACCGAAAATATTTGCAATGGGCGGTTATCAACTTCCATTACAAAGCCTTAATTTTAAAGCAGATATTTCAGCTCTTACTCACCATTGGAAATATGACCCTTTGGCTAAGGTTGCGGATCAAACATGGCAAGACCTGGGTGATATCACAATTGATAAAAGCCTGCTCAATGACAGAATTAACGCCTTAAGTACCTTGGGACAATCACATATATTAGCCTTTACCAACCAAGGCAGGACCTTATCATTTAATGCTATTACAAATAGTTGGACACAATATTTAGCTGAGAACATTGATGCAACAAATACACTTGCAGACGATCAAACTGATCTTAATCATCACCTCAATCAATCGGCTACTTTTATAAGCGAAAGTGTGACCTCGTATCGCGGCGAAATTTTTTCATTAAACCGCAATAAAGATAATCAAGGTTCATTAATATTGTGGCAGGCATCGCTTAAGCAACCGGCAAAGAATTTTGGCTGGGTTAATATGACAGTGTTAGTGGTCTACCTTGTCTGTGTTGTTTTACTCGGTTTATTTTTTGTTTTTAAAAATAATAACACCGATGACTACTTTCGAGGTGGGCAGTCTATTCCCTGGTGGGCTGCTGCCTGCTCTATTTATGCCACCATGTTAAGTTCATTAACTTATGTCGCCTTGCCTGCCGTAGTTTACCAAAGCAACTGGTTGTTACTCATAGGAATATGGATGATTATCGCCGTGGCGCCGCTTGCTATTTATGTTGCTATGCCTTTTTTCCGTCAAATTGATGCGACCAGTGCTTATGAGTATCTGTCAAAACGTTTCAATATGGGCGTAAGGTTATTTGCCAGCGGCCTTTTTACCCTGTTCCATATTGGTCGAATGGGTATAGTAATGGCTTTAACGGCCTTAGCACTGTCTGCAGTAACGCCTTTGTCAGCTAGCGACAGTGTATTAATCATGGGCGTTTTATGTTTAATTTATTGCACCATGGGTGGTATTGAAGCAGTCATTTGGACTGATACCTTGCAAACCATTGTCTTAATTATTGGTGCTATTACCTGTTTTATTATCATAATTATGGGTTTAGAAGGAGGCCTTAGTGACTTTGTCAGCATTGGTTTAAATGACAATAAGTTCACTATGGTAAACGCCGACTTTAGTTTAGACAGTATTACCTCACTCTCTATTTGGGTCATCGTTATTGGTGGTATTGGACAAAACTTGTCTAGCTATACAGCTGATCAAGCCGTAGTACAACGCTATATGGTAACAAAAGACCCACGAGAAGCCAGCAAATCGATTTGGGCAAATGCCGTAATAGCCGCTCCTGGGGCATTATTGTTTTTCTGTATTGGTACTGGTTTATATGCCTTTTATCAATTACATCCGGAAAAATTAGACCCAACGATCCAAATTGATCAAATATTCCCAACTTTTATCGCCACTGAGCTGCCGATTGGAGTTGCAGGTTTGATTGTCGCGGGTATTTTTGCCGCCGCACAATCAACCGTATCCACCAGTATGAACTCTATTGCAACCACTTTAGTAACCGATTTTATTCGCCCATTTAATTTGGTGAAAACTGAACAAGGTTATATGAACGCGGCTCGCTGGTTAACGTTCATCATGGGCGCGTTAGGTACATTAGCTGGGCTTATTTTTATAAACCCTGAAATTCGCTCACTAATGGAAGCCTACTTTAAAGTAATAGGAATGTTTATGGGGGCCCTAGGGGGACTATTTGTGCTTGGTGCGTTAACAAAAAAAGCTAACTCTTTTGGCGCCATTATTGGAATTTTAGCAGGTGTGACGACCATGATATCGGCTTGGCAACTGGGCTGGGCTAACGGTTACTTATACGCCACCCTTGGCATAGTGTCTTGTTTAGTGTTTGGCTACCTTACCAGTTTACTCACCCAAACAACAAAAGACAGACACAGAGATTTAACCGGACTGACTTTATACACCATGCAAACTCACGTGACTAAATCGTGA
- a CDS encoding transcriptional regulator NanR, protein MPITIKRPVERKKLSETVEEELELMIRQGEIAEGDALPSERELMAAFGVGRPSIRDALSALARKGLVKISSGERTRVTRPSPDTIISELSGMSKDFLSQPNGLQYFDQLRNFFESSLVRHAAEFATKEQIAELEKALELNGKAINSDNQFKKTDIYFHRVIASIPGNPIFLAIHQALVDWVIDARPAKVNANVLNAKSHQDHVEILECIKNRDVEGADKKLTQHLEYVFENYYVE, encoded by the coding sequence ATGCCAATTACGATTAAGCGTCCCGTTGAAAGAAAAAAACTATCAGAAACTGTTGAAGAAGAGTTGGAGTTGATGATCCGCCAAGGCGAAATCGCTGAAGGTGATGCACTTCCTTCTGAACGGGAGTTAATGGCTGCATTTGGTGTTGGTAGACCTTCAATACGTGATGCTTTGTCGGCACTTGCACGTAAAGGCTTAGTTAAAATCAGCAGTGGTGAAAGAACCCGAGTCACCAGGCCCTCACCGGATACTATTATCTCTGAACTATCAGGTATGTCTAAGGATTTTTTGTCTCAACCCAATGGCTTACAGTACTTTGACCAACTCAGAAACTTTTTTGAATCAAGCCTAGTACGCCATGCGGCTGAGTTTGCGACTAAAGAGCAAATTGCAGAGTTAGAAAAAGCACTTGAGCTAAACGGCAAAGCAATTAACAGTGATAACCAATTTAAAAAAACAGATATTTACTTCCATCGTGTCATTGCCTCAATACCTGGTAATCCGATATTTTTAGCGATTCATCAAGCACTGGTTGATTGGGTTATCGACGCCAGACCCGCTAAAGTAAATGCCAATGTTCTTAATGCAAAAAGCCATCAAGATCATGTTGAGATTTTGGAGTGCATTAAAAATAGAGATGTGGAAGGGGCTGACAAAAAGCTTACCCAACATTTAGAATACGTATTTGAAAATTATTATGTCGAGTAG
- a CDS encoding LysR family transcriptional regulator produces the protein MSRLNYHHLYYFWRIAVAGNLTNVAKELHISQSALSAQIKQFEHNMDVKLFELRGRRLNLTVHGHRVLAYAHDIFSKGEELESFLRKGSISEKQHLSIGVLTTLSRNFVESFISPLLANPDVSFSLTAKGMTNLLNDLANHELDLVLTNLPIGVDKKDPLWQTQLVSRQPLAIVGPKVNRIHDSFPNGYQNMRWVLPGQNTEIRAAFNSFCATWQYQPDVQAEADDMAMLRLLARDSGALVVLPPVVVKDEIEQGILEVYQRLPNVYENFYAITAQRKFVPEVLLALLKQQIDPELMN, from the coding sequence ATGAGCCGACTTAATTACCATCATCTTTACTATTTTTGGCGTATCGCGGTTGCGGGTAATCTGACCAACGTAGCCAAAGAACTGCATATTTCACAATCTGCACTGTCAGCTCAAATTAAACAGTTTGAGCACAATATGGATGTGAAATTGTTTGAGCTAAGAGGTAGACGCCTGAATCTAACTGTTCACGGTCATCGCGTGCTGGCTTATGCTCACGATATATTCAGTAAAGGTGAAGAGCTGGAGTCCTTTTTACGCAAAGGCAGTATCAGTGAAAAACAGCATTTATCTATCGGAGTATTAACCACACTATCGCGTAACTTCGTCGAGAGTTTTATTAGTCCGTTACTGGCAAATCCTGATGTGAGCTTTTCTTTAACGGCCAAAGGAATGACCAACCTGCTTAATGATCTTGCTAACCATGAACTTGATTTGGTACTGACTAATCTGCCTATTGGTGTCGATAAAAAAGATCCATTATGGCAAACCCAGTTGGTATCGCGTCAGCCTTTAGCGATTGTCGGCCCAAAAGTTAACCGAATACATGATAGTTTCCCTAATGGTTATCAAAATATGCGTTGGGTATTACCGGGGCAGAACACTGAAATACGCGCGGCATTTAATTCCTTCTGCGCAACCTGGCAATATCAACCCGATGTGCAAGCTGAAGCGGACGATATGGCAATGTTGCGTCTTTTAGCCCGAGACAGTGGCGCGTTAGTGGTATTGCCACCTGTAGTAGTTAAAGACGAAATTGAGCAGGGTATATTAGAGGTATATCAGCGTTTACCTAATGTTTATGAAAATTTTTATGCCATTACCGCGCAGCGAAAATTTGTGCCAGAGGTATTATTAGCCCTGTTAAAACAACAAATTGACCCTGAGTTGATGAACTGA
- a CDS encoding winged helix-turn-helix transcriptional regulator produces the protein MKTIVETMDNGQKKVINPCAEPCLVERGMRVLGGKWKASILWHLQDGPVRFNDLARMLGGASKKMVDQRLKELEAQGLVTRHVINDRPIAVSYAITDFGRTALNILEQLKDWAEEHSI, from the coding sequence ATGAAAACAATAGTTGAAACAATGGATAACGGTCAGAAAAAAGTTATTAACCCGTGTGCAGAACCCTGCTTAGTTGAGCGTGGAATGCGGGTGTTAGGCGGAAAATGGAAGGCCTCAATACTGTGGCATTTACAAGATGGTCCGGTGCGATTTAATGATTTAGCGCGCATGTTAGGCGGTGCTAGTAAAAAAATGGTTGATCAACGTCTTAAAGAATTAGAAGCACAAGGGTTGGTGACTCGCCACGTGATTAACGACCGCCCTATTGCAGTATCTTATGCCATTACCGACTTTGGCCGAACGGCATTAAATATTTTAGAGCAATTAAAAGACTGGGCTGAGGAGCATAGCATTTAG
- a CDS encoding YbcC family protein, translated as MNIATQTPLLAVLTDSQKAQLTSAGQKIAPTWPLDKMIAVNPFWQMRQQPIEQVSARISALDRIQCLMPKSHYQDLYARGEISQGSLQLAAEQQDVSMSVAQLEAFLNQTDDFAHWHNIADLLDNQRDEHKMAWHDEIIHQISQFCAAYYQPQRATLPGEDAASQADLYRHWREITGRDRGLSIIMDEPGLLLYFKQLPQDAEALLAEAIEELGVDNTVIEAYAHGLLLDINGWASWVAYLRWQGDLDSTPSDDMLQLLAIRMAWELVIWRYLKAQQADSFSQLAALWSAEKQQLPNLLVQHAQAQQPLWVWAKAAELSYQHTLNTQLLSAKKHSIVAPKLQAAFCIDVRSEVIRRALEKQSDDIQTIGFAGFFGLPIEYQPHDSELSRPQLPGLLKPVIRVSEWRDTSAQADMLNNKARWQTWSQAAPSAFSMVESMGWLYAFKMLKKSFFAKQTLNPVNALTHQKSWILRKNDQLLSLTDKAELAKGILHAMGLTQFAPRVLLVGHGSHTTNNLHAAGLDCGACGGQTGEVNVRVLAQLLNDIDVRNTLLALDVVIPKTTHFVAALHNTTTDHIDCFDAELDHTSTLWLKAATKSAQRERIEHIAPHLTDSSADALDKFYIQRSHDWSQVRPEWGLANNAAFIVAPRSWTRNVNLQGRSFLHDYQWQNDNGFAILELIMTAPMVVTNWINMQYNASVTDNAKYGCGNKLLHNAVAGHVGVFEGNGGDLRIGLSMQSLHNGEKWMHQPQRLAVYLAAPREPIEQIISKHDNVRWLVDNQWLFLLRWADEGVIERYYQGQWLPQANEHNAVT; from the coding sequence ATGAACATTGCCACCCAAACACCTTTGTTAGCCGTGTTGACTGATAGTCAAAAAGCGCAACTTACTTCAGCGGGTCAGAAAATTGCACCGACATGGCCGCTTGATAAAATGATTGCGGTTAATCCATTTTGGCAAATGCGTCAGCAACCCATTGAGCAAGTCTCTGCGCGCATATCGGCACTTGATCGTATTCAATGTTTAATGCCTAAAAGCCATTATCAAGATTTATATGCACGAGGTGAGATCAGTCAGGGATCGTTACAATTAGCGGCCGAACAACAAGATGTCTCGATGTCAGTGGCACAGCTTGAAGCCTTTTTAAATCAAACTGATGATTTTGCTCATTGGCACAATATTGCCGATTTACTGGATAATCAACGCGATGAACATAAAATGGCATGGCATGATGAGATTATTCATCAAATTAGTCAATTTTGTGCAGCCTATTATCAACCACAGCGGGCGACTTTACCGGGTGAAGATGCTGCATCACAAGCTGACTTATATCGCCACTGGCGTGAGATTACTGGGCGTGATCGTGGCCTAAGCATTATTATGGATGAGCCAGGTTTACTGCTGTATTTTAAGCAATTGCCCCAAGATGCTGAGGCCTTACTCGCTGAGGCCATTGAGGAATTAGGTGTTGATAATACGGTTATAGAGGCTTATGCGCATGGATTATTACTTGATATCAATGGCTGGGCATCCTGGGTAGCCTATTTGCGTTGGCAAGGTGACCTAGATTCCACACCAAGCGATGACATGTTGCAACTACTCGCAATTCGTATGGCCTGGGAGTTGGTCATTTGGCGTTACCTAAAAGCACAGCAAGCAGACAGTTTTAGTCAGTTAGCCGCGCTTTGGTCAGCTGAAAAACAGCAACTGCCTAACTTGCTAGTACAACATGCACAAGCACAGCAACCGCTTTGGGTGTGGGCAAAAGCGGCTGAACTGAGTTATCAACACACGCTTAACACTCAGTTACTGAGCGCTAAAAAACATTCTATAGTAGCACCAAAGTTACAGGCGGCATTTTGTATTGATGTTCGATCTGAAGTGATACGTCGAGCATTAGAAAAACAAAGTGATGACATTCAAACTATCGGTTTTGCTGGCTTTTTCGGATTACCTATAGAGTATCAACCCCACGACAGCGAGCTGTCTCGGCCACAACTTCCGGGATTGTTAAAGCCAGTGATACGCGTGTCTGAATGGCGTGACACCTCTGCCCAGGCCGATATGTTGAACAATAAGGCACGCTGGCAAACATGGTCACAAGCAGCACCTTCAGCATTTTCTATGGTGGAGTCCATGGGCTGGCTATATGCCTTTAAAATGCTCAAAAAGTCATTTTTTGCTAAGCAAACACTCAACCCCGTAAATGCGCTGACCCATCAAAAAAGCTGGATACTACGCAAAAATGATCAGTTGCTGTCGTTAACCGATAAAGCCGAACTGGCCAAAGGTATTTTACATGCGATGGGCTTAACCCAGTTTGCGCCAAGGGTATTGCTGGTGGGACATGGTAGTCATACAACCAATAACTTGCACGCAGCGGGTTTAGATTGCGGCGCCTGTGGTGGTCAAACCGGTGAAGTAAACGTGCGAGTTTTAGCGCAGTTATTAAATGATATCGATGTGCGTAACACCTTGTTAGCATTAGATGTTGTTATTCCTAAGACCACACATTTTGTGGCCGCCTTGCACAACACCACCACGGATCATATTGATTGTTTTGATGCCGAGCTAGACCATACTTCAACCCTATGGCTAAAAGCCGCAACAAAAAGCGCACAGCGTGAACGTATTGAGCATATTGCACCTCACTTAACCGATAGCAGTGCAGATGCGCTGGATAAATTTTATATTCAGCGCAGCCATGACTGGTCTCAAGTGCGCCCCGAGTGGGGACTGGCAAACAATGCCGCCTTTATTGTCGCGCCTCGAAGTTGGACCAGAAACGTTAATCTACAGGGTCGGAGTTTTTTACATGATTATCAATGGCAAAATGATAACGGCTTTGCAATATTAGAGTTAATCATGACCGCCCCTATGGTCGTCACCAACTGGATCAACATGCAATATAATGCCTCGGTGACAGACAACGCGAAATACGGCTGTGGTAATAAATTATTGCATAACGCGGTGGCGGGGCATGTTGGTGTATTTGAAGGGAATGGTGGCGATTTACGCATTGGCCTGTCGATGCAGTCACTGCACAATGGTGAAAAGTGGATGCACCAACCACAGCGTTTAGCGGTTTACTTAGCTGCCCCGAGAGAACCGATTGAACAGATCATTTCCAAGCATGACAATGTGCGTTGGTTAGTTGATAACCAGTGGTTGTTTCTACTGCGCTGGGCCGATGAAGGTGTGATCGAGCGCTATTATCAGGGGCAATGGTTACCGCAGGCTAATGAACATAATGCTGTTACTTAA
- a CDS encoding L-threonylcarbamoyladenylate synthase: protein MSQVSSTVLLTGDSAVSQAVALLQNGECVALPTETVYGLAADATNVDAVGKIFEAKGRPKNHPLIIHIPDVSHLEKWAKDIPQSAYLLANTFWPGPLTLLLKKADHVDNVVTGGLDTIGLRMPSHPLFLSVLQQLNVGLAAPSANPYKQLSPTIAEQVMVGLGGKIAAVLEGGACEYGLESTIIDLVGDTPRILRAGPIDSDALSLALGITVSTPEEHTEVVPGNVKAHYQPKAQLQILSADQLRTDMHTLAQGHAHFVLWSDSVIEQFKNNVPSAQWSTIPSDALAFGRQLYVTLYQVDKKGVDNIIVEQPPETNEWRAVNDRLSRAAS from the coding sequence ATGAGTCAAGTAAGTTCTACTGTGTTATTAACAGGCGATAGCGCTGTATCTCAAGCTGTGGCTTTATTGCAAAACGGTGAGTGTGTGGCACTGCCAACCGAAACTGTCTACGGACTTGCCGCTGACGCAACGAATGTAGATGCCGTTGGCAAAATTTTTGAAGCCAAGGGCCGGCCTAAAAATCATCCATTGATTATCCATATCCCCGATGTGTCTCATCTTGAAAAGTGGGCTAAAGATATTCCTCAAAGCGCCTATCTTTTAGCGAATACTTTTTGGCCTGGTCCGTTGACCTTGTTGCTGAAAAAAGCTGATCATGTAGACAATGTCGTGACCGGTGGTTTAGATACAATTGGCTTACGTATGCCATCGCATCCGTTATTTCTCAGTGTGCTGCAACAACTTAATGTCGGGCTTGCAGCGCCATCTGCCAACCCTTATAAGCAGCTTAGTCCAACCATTGCCGAACAAGTTATGGTCGGTTTAGGGGGGAAAATTGCAGCGGTACTGGAAGGTGGCGCCTGTGAATATGGGTTAGAGTCGACCATTATTGATTTAGTGGGTGATACCCCCCGTATTTTAAGGGCAGGCCCTATTGACTCTGATGCCCTGTCGCTAGCTTTGGGGATAACAGTTAGTACACCAGAGGAGCATACCGAAGTGGTGCCCGGTAATGTTAAAGCGCATTATCAACCTAAAGCGCAATTACAGATCTTATCAGCTGATCAACTGCGAACTGATATGCATACATTGGCTCAAGGTCATGCTCATTTTGTATTATGGTCCGATAGTGTGATTGAACAGTTTAAAAACAATGTGCCAAGTGCGCAGTGGAGCACTATTCCCAGTGACGCACTCGCTTTTGGTCGACAGTTATACGTCACCTTATATCAAGTGGATAAAAAGGGCGTCGACAACATTATTGTCGAGCAGCCACCTGAAACAAATGAGTGGCGAGCGGTAAATGATCGATTATCTCGTGCAGCTAGCTAA
- a CDS encoding NADH-quinone oxidoreductase subunit L: MNIAIPSIFLLCIPITLILASIWRGRYGLKNNICKNNTHLGAMLSGVIVALYIAALVTHFALPQLEADTQYISQSTLSLVMMGLVVFMSTILIAFSRNYMAGEPRSDTYWRWLLNVLAAVSVVLISNHLLLLWLGWVSISLALHKLLTFYPERPRAALAAHKKFLLARTAETLLFIAIILLYQQHGTLFISELISHFNAVATNDSLQLTTADHIAAVLIALTALIKCAQLPVHGWLIQVVEAPTPVSALLHAGVINLGGFLLILFAPLFIQSTVAQWLVLIVAGLTTVIAALIMATRISMKVRLAWSTSAQMGLMLVECALGLFELALLHLLTHSVYKAYAFLNSGSAVYEEMQRRLAPATHPKVMDWIVAGVLSTIIVSIAVIVIDHQGVWSMWLLLALALTTLIAQRHSERQHKSIMPVLGLSIVLILSYSGFKWVFGAIISPIPVMHVEAFSALDTVAALLFISLFVLSWMLKYQPHKPSMQGLYIALFAGLYLDEWLTRLTLKLWPVRMPISINNKVLESAKPSKVEE; the protein is encoded by the coding sequence ATGAATATCGCAATACCATCGATTTTTTTGTTATGTATTCCCATCACGTTAATTTTGGCTAGCATCTGGCGGGGGCGTTATGGATTAAAAAATAACATTTGTAAAAATAATACTCACTTGGGCGCTATGCTCAGTGGCGTTATTGTGGCGCTTTATATTGCAGCTTTAGTTACACATTTTGCATTACCTCAACTAGAGGCTGATACGCAGTATATTAGCCAATCAACACTCAGCCTTGTGATGATGGGGTTGGTAGTATTTATGAGTACCATTTTAATTGCTTTTTCACGCAATTATATGGCGGGTGAACCCCGTAGTGATACTTACTGGCGTTGGCTGCTCAATGTTCTTGCGGCGGTTTCAGTGGTGTTAATCAGTAACCACTTACTGCTGTTATGGCTAGGTTGGGTCTCGATTAGCCTAGCTTTGCATAAGCTTTTAACCTTCTACCCAGAACGCCCTCGTGCTGCGCTGGCAGCACATAAAAAATTCCTCTTAGCTCGAACCGCAGAAACCTTGTTATTCATTGCAATTATATTGTTGTATCAGCAGCACGGCACTTTATTCATCAGTGAGTTAATTAGCCACTTTAATGCCGTTGCGACCAACGACAGCCTGCAACTGACCACCGCCGATCACATAGCCGCTGTACTAATCGCACTAACTGCGTTGATAAAGTGTGCTCAATTACCGGTTCATGGCTGGCTAATACAGGTTGTTGAAGCGCCGACACCGGTAAGCGCCTTACTGCATGCTGGGGTGATTAATCTCGGGGGATTTTTATTGATTTTATTTGCCCCCTTGTTTATCCAATCAACTGTAGCGCAATGGCTGGTGTTAATTGTTGCAGGCTTAACCACAGTCATAGCCGCATTGATTATGGCTACTCGAATTAGTATGAAGGTGCGTTTAGCTTGGTCAACTAGTGCGCAGATGGGCTTGATGTTAGTTGAATGTGCCCTAGGGTTATTTGAATTAGCCTTACTGCATTTACTCACTCACTCAGTCTACAAAGCCTACGCATTTTTAAACTCTGGCAGCGCTGTTTACGAAGAGATGCAAAGACGTCTGGCGCCCGCGACCCATCCTAAAGTGATGGACTGGATTGTAGCCGGCGTATTGTCAACCATCATAGTGTCGATAGCCGTGATAGTGATAGACCACCAGGGAGTATGGAGTATGTGGTTGTTGCTAGCTTTAGCGCTAACCACGCTAATTGCCCAGCGCCATAGTGAACGGCAACATAAAAGTATTATGCCAGTACTGGGATTAAGTATTGTATTAATACTCAGTTATAGCGGCTTTAAATGGGTGTTTGGGGCAATCATTAGCCCTATACCAGTCATGCATGTTGAAGCATTTAGTGCGCTTGATACTGTCGCAGCCCTATTATTTATCAGTTTGTTTGTTCTAAGTTGGATGTTGAAGTACCAGCCACATAAACCGTCAATGCAAGGTTTGTATATCGCCTTATTTGCTGGCTTGTATTTAGATGAATGGTTAACACGACTCACGTTGAAATTGTGGCCTGTACGGATGCCTATAAGCATTAATAACAAGGTTTTAGAAAGTGCCAAACCCAGTAAAGTTGAGGAATGA